A DNA window from Pseudomonas resinovorans NBRC 106553 contains the following coding sequences:
- a CDS encoding iron-sulfur-binding ferredoxin reductase yields the protein MPELEVAGRRWTVTPASNLLDALNAGGCKVPYSCRAGSCHACMVRCLSGEPADAMPDALDRFQRAEGWRLSCQCLVVQDLVVEVFDPARDGLEAEVLDIHWPAADVLRLRLMPRRPLRYAAGQHLLLWNEAGVARPYSLASVPGLDDYLEFHLDCRKPGLFSDSARRLVPGDALRLGELHGGALHYDPDWDTRPLLLLGSGTGMAPLWGLLREALRHHHQGPIRVIHLAHEPGGHYLAEPLAELAAAHPGVDVRLITAAELAEVLAQFRLVSRQTIALLCGHPASVEEFARRLYLAGLPRNQLLADTFLTRDA from the coding sequence GTGCCTGAACTCGAAGTAGCCGGAAGACGCTGGACGGTGACGCCCGCCAGCAACCTGCTGGATGCCCTCAACGCCGGCGGTTGCAAGGTGCCCTACAGCTGTCGTGCCGGGAGTTGCCATGCGTGCATGGTGCGTTGCCTGTCGGGCGAGCCGGCGGACGCCATGCCAGACGCCCTGGACCGCTTCCAGCGTGCCGAGGGCTGGCGGCTGTCCTGCCAGTGCCTGGTGGTGCAGGACCTGGTGGTGGAAGTCTTCGACCCTGCCCGCGATGGCCTGGAAGCCGAGGTGCTGGATATCCATTGGCCGGCTGCGGACGTTCTGCGCCTGCGCCTCATGCCGCGAAGGCCGTTGCGCTACGCCGCCGGCCAGCACCTGCTGCTGTGGAACGAGGCGGGCGTCGCCCGGCCCTATTCTCTGGCCAGCGTGCCCGGCCTTGACGACTACCTGGAGTTCCACCTGGATTGCCGCAAGCCGGGTCTGTTCAGCGACAGCGCCCGCCGCCTGGTTCCGGGCGATGCGCTGCGCCTCGGGGAACTCCATGGCGGCGCCTTGCACTACGACCCCGACTGGGACACCCGGCCTCTGCTGTTGCTCGGCTCGGGCACGGGCATGGCGCCGCTCTGGGGGTTGCTGCGCGAAGCCCTGCGCCACCATCACCAGGGCCCGATCCGCGTCATTCACCTGGCCCATGAGCCTGGCGGCCATTACCTCGCCGAACCCCTGGCGGAACTGGCTGCGGCCCATCCCGGCGTGGATGTCCGGCTGATCACGGCGGCCGAGTTGGCGGAGGTTTTGGCGCAATTCCGTCTTGTCTCCCGCCAAACCATCGCCTTACTCTGCGGCCATCCCGCCAGCGTCGAGGAGTTCGCACGCCGGCTGTACCTGGCCGGCCTGCCCCGCAACCAGTTGCTGGCCGATACCTTCCTGACCCGCGACGCCTGA
- a CDS encoding diguanylate cyclase, protein MSPSSQRITHRSLQSLLLKRFGMAVATYSMVVLLCWVALFGGLFRVPASVALLGTGLVALSQLVLLWLFVSGRNLRFSDPSLTEFQVLLALGWSTWLMSMADNARGTLLTVYALIMLFGVFQLKPRVFTRCAAIGFFAFCGLNLVEAYRMQLSNPALALLQVCVLFVLMVWLSLFASYVQALRQRMRQRRFALQAHQDTLRGMMRQLEDLVATDELTGLYNRRHFLRLAGRELDNLAGNRRHGLALIDLDHFKRINDVHGHAAGDRVLQTFAAVARACLRDGDVLARYGGEEFVLLLPNCDADRLTACCERLREAFASAEPVGVQVERLSLSAGMTLLVAGDELDDALQRADQALYRAKRGGRNRCDAAWEGQGA, encoded by the coding sequence ATGAGCCCATCGAGCCAGCGGATCACCCATAGATCCTTGCAGAGTCTGCTCCTGAAGCGCTTTGGCATGGCCGTGGCCACCTATTCGATGGTCGTGCTGCTGTGCTGGGTCGCCTTGTTCGGCGGCCTGTTCCGCGTACCGGCGAGTGTCGCGCTGCTGGGCACCGGCCTGGTGGCGTTGTCCCAGCTGGTGCTGTTGTGGCTGTTCGTCAGCGGTCGCAACCTGCGCTTTTCCGACCCCAGCCTGACCGAATTCCAGGTACTGCTGGCCCTGGGCTGGAGCACCTGGCTCATGTCCATGGCCGATAACGCCCGGGGCACGCTGCTGACGGTCTATGCGCTGATCATGCTGTTCGGCGTGTTCCAGCTCAAACCCCGGGTGTTCACCCGTTGCGCGGCGATAGGCTTCTTCGCCTTCTGCGGGCTGAACCTCGTCGAAGCCTACCGGATGCAGCTGTCCAATCCGGCGCTCGCGCTGCTGCAGGTCTGCGTGCTGTTCGTGCTGATGGTCTGGCTGAGCCTGTTCGCCAGCTATGTCCAGGCCCTGCGCCAGCGCATGCGCCAACGCCGCTTTGCGCTACAGGCGCACCAGGACACCCTGCGCGGCATGATGCGCCAGCTGGAAGACCTGGTCGCCACTGATGAACTGACCGGCCTGTACAACCGCCGACATTTCCTGCGCCTGGCCGGCCGCGAGCTGGACAACCTGGCGGGTAACCGCCGCCACGGCCTGGCGCTGATCGACCTCGACCATTTCAAACGGATCAACGACGTCCACGGCCACGCCGCCGGCGACCGGGTGCTGCAGACCTTCGCCGCCGTGGCGCGGGCCTGCCTGCGCGACGGCGATGTGCTGGCGCGCTATGGCGGCGAGGAGTTCGTCCTGTTGCTGCCCAATTGCGATGCCGATCGTCTCACCGCCTGTTGCGAGCGCCTGCGCGAGGCCTTCGCCAGTGCCGAGCCGGTGGGGGTGCAGGTGGAGCGGCTGAGCCTGTCGGCCGGGATGACCCTGCTGGTCGCCGGCGACGAGCTGGATGATGCGCTGCAACGCGCGGATCAGGCACTCTATCGAGCAAAGCGCGGCGGACGTAACCGTTGCGACGCCGCCTGGGAGGGGCAGGGTGCCTGA
- a CDS encoding fumarate hydratase: MTVIKQDDLIQSVADALQFISYYHPLDFIQAMHEAYLREESPAARDSMAQILINSRMCATGHRPICQDTGIVTVFVRVGMDVRWDGATMSVDDMINEGVRRAYNLPENVLRASILADPAGARKNTKDNTPAVIHYSIVPGNTVEVDVAAKGGGSENKSKMAMLNPSDSIVDWVLKTVPTMGAGWCPPGMLGIGIGGTAEKAAVMAKEVLMESIDIHELKARGPQNKIEEMRLELFDKVNQLGIGAQGLGGLTTVLDVKIMDYPTHAASLPVCMIPNCAATRHAHFVLDGSGPAELEAPPLDAYPEIVWEAGPSARRVDLDTLTPEEVQSWKPGETVLLNGKMLTGRDAAHKRMVDMLNKGETLPVDLKGRFIYYVGPVDPVGDEVVGPAGPTTATRMDKFTRQILEQTGLLGMIGKSERGPIAIDAIKDNKAVYLMAVGGAAYLVAQAIKKSKVLAFAELGMEAIYEFEVKDMPVTVAVDTKGESVHITGPAIWQQKIAENLAVEVK, from the coding sequence ATGACCGTGATCAAGCAAGACGATCTGATCCAGAGTGTCGCCGACGCCCTGCAGTTCATTTCCTACTACCACCCCCTCGACTTCATCCAGGCCATGCACGAGGCCTACCTGCGCGAAGAGTCGCCCGCCGCGCGCGACTCCATGGCGCAGATCCTGATCAACTCGCGCATGTGCGCCACCGGCCACCGCCCGATCTGCCAGGACACCGGTATCGTCACCGTGTTCGTCCGCGTCGGCATGGATGTTCGCTGGGACGGCGCCACCATGAGCGTGGACGACATGATCAACGAGGGCGTGCGTCGCGCCTACAACCTGCCGGAAAACGTCCTGCGCGCCTCCATCCTGGCGGACCCGGCCGGCGCCCGTAAGAACACCAAGGACAACACCCCGGCGGTCATCCACTACTCCATCGTTCCCGGCAACACCGTGGAAGTGGACGTGGCGGCCAAGGGCGGCGGCTCCGAGAACAAGTCGAAGATGGCCATGCTCAACCCGTCCGACTCCATCGTCGACTGGGTCCTGAAGACCGTCCCGACCATGGGCGCCGGCTGGTGCCCGCCGGGCATGCTCGGCATCGGCATCGGCGGCACCGCCGAGAAAGCCGCGGTGATGGCCAAGGAAGTGCTGATGGAGTCCATCGACATCCATGAGCTGAAAGCCCGCGGCCCGCAGAACAAGATCGAGGAAATGCGCCTCGAACTGTTCGACAAGGTCAACCAGTTGGGCATCGGTGCCCAGGGCCTGGGCGGCCTGACCACCGTGCTCGACGTGAAGATCATGGACTACCCGACCCACGCCGCTTCCCTGCCGGTGTGCATGATCCCCAACTGCGCCGCCACCCGTCACGCCCACTTCGTGCTCGACGGCTCCGGCCCGGCCGAGCTGGAAGCGCCGCCGCTGGACGCCTACCCGGAAATCGTCTGGGAAGCCGGCCCCTCGGCCCGCCGTGTCGACCTCGACACCCTGACCCCGGAAGAAGTGCAGAGCTGGAAGCCGGGCGAAACCGTCCTGCTCAACGGCAAGATGCTCACCGGCCGCGACGCTGCGCACAAGCGCATGGTCGACATGCTGAACAAGGGTGAAACCCTGCCGGTGGACCTCAAGGGCCGCTTCATCTACTACGTCGGCCCGGTCGATCCGGTTGGCGACGAAGTGGTTGGTCCGGCTGGCCCGACCACCGCGACCCGCATGGACAAGTTCACCCGCCAGATCCTCGAGCAGACCGGCCTGCTGGGCATGATCGGCAAGTCCGAGCGTGGCCCCATCGCCATCGACGCGATCAAGGACAACAAGGCCGTCTACCTGATGGCCGTCGGCGGCGCCGCCTACCTGGTGGCCCAGGCGATCAAGAAGTCCAAGGTCCTGGCCTTCGCCGAACTGGGCATGGAAGCCATCTACGAGTTCGAAGTGAAGGACATGCCGGTCACCGTCGCCGTCGACACCAAGGGCGAATCGGTGCACATCACCGGCCCGGCGATCTGGCAACAGAAGATCGCCGAGAACCTGGCGGTGGAAGTGAAGTAA
- a CDS encoding carbon-nitrogen hydrolase family protein: protein MIRIAACQYAIELHESWAAYAEHLETLCAEAAGQGARLLVLPEYAGLVLAGQLAPEERGDLQASIAGIQPLLQDWRTLCIGIAARLGVYLQPGSLPVRDADGMYRNRAWLFGPGGELGHQDKLIMTRFEREQWGIAAGQGLKVFDTSLGRLGILICYDNEFPLLARTLAASGVDLILAPSCTDTEAGYHRVRIGAQARALENQIAVLQAPTVGLAPWSPALDENIGRAGLYVPPDHGMPSNGVFAESAELCPAASQWLICDFDLEAVRRVRAEGQVFTRRDWPEQFEKARLC, encoded by the coding sequence ATGATCAGGATCGCCGCCTGCCAGTACGCCATCGAACTGCATGAAAGCTGGGCTGCCTACGCCGAGCACCTGGAGACCCTCTGTGCCGAGGCGGCGGGGCAGGGCGCGCGCCTGCTGGTGCTGCCGGAATACGCCGGCCTGGTGCTTGCCGGCCAGCTAGCGCCGGAAGAGCGCGGCGATCTGCAGGCGTCCATCGCCGGCATCCAGCCGCTGCTGCAGGACTGGCGCACCCTGTGCATCGGCATCGCCGCCAGGCTTGGCGTCTACCTGCAGCCCGGCAGCCTGCCGGTGCGCGACGCCGACGGTATGTACCGCAACCGCGCCTGGCTGTTCGGCCCCGGTGGCGAGCTGGGCCATCAGGACAAGCTGATCATGACCCGCTTCGAGCGCGAGCAATGGGGCATCGCGGCTGGGCAGGGGCTCAAGGTGTTCGACACCAGCCTGGGGCGGCTGGGCATCCTGATCTGCTACGACAACGAGTTCCCCCTGCTGGCCCGCACCCTGGCCGCAAGCGGCGTTGACCTGATCCTCGCCCCCAGCTGCACCGACACCGAGGCCGGCTACCACCGCGTACGCATCGGCGCCCAGGCCCGCGCCCTGGAAAACCAGATCGCCGTGCTGCAGGCGCCCACCGTGGGCCTGGCACCCTGGTCGCCGGCGCTCGACGAAAACATCGGCCGCGCCGGCCTCTATGTGCCGCCGGACCATGGCATGCCGAGCAACGGGGTGTTCGCCGAAAGCGCCGAGTTGTGCCCGGCCGCCAGCCAGTGGCTGATCTGCGACTTTGACCTGGAAGCGGTGCGCCGGGTGCGCGCCGAGGGCCAGGTGTTCACCCGCCGGGACTGGCCGGAGCAGTTCGAAAAGGCAAGGCTCTGCTGA
- a CDS encoding nuclear transport factor 2 family protein, which produces MTATELVQAYYDAFNAGDMPAFLALLSEDVVHDINQGDRQMGKAAFAAFMDKMNRCYKERLSDIVVMQSADGSRAAAEFVVHGQYLANDEGLPPAQGQTYVLPAGAFFHIHCGKIARVTNYYNLNDWVEQVC; this is translated from the coding sequence ATGACCGCTACCGAACTGGTGCAAGCCTATTACGACGCCTTCAACGCCGGGGACATGCCTGCCTTCCTCGCCCTGCTCAGCGAGGACGTGGTGCATGACATCAACCAGGGTGATCGGCAAATGGGCAAGGCGGCCTTCGCGGCCTTCATGGACAAGATGAACCGCTGCTACAAGGAGCGGCTGTCCGACATAGTGGTCATGCAGAGCGCCGACGGCAGCCGCGCCGCCGCCGAGTTCGTGGTGCATGGCCAGTACCTGGCCAACGACGAGGGCCTGCCGCCGGCCCAGGGCCAGACCTACGTGCTGCCGGCAGGGGCCTTCTTCCATATCCACTGCGGCAAGATCGCCCGCGTGACCAACTACTACAACCTCAACGACTGGGTCGAGCAGGTCTGCTGA
- a CDS encoding ribbon-helix-helix domain-containing protein, which translates to MCELYVKADPILYESRSRSLRIRGVVTTLRLENQFWDILREIAEVDGMTTNQLITKLYDEVMDYRGEVVNFASFLRVSCTRYLAQRRATVVELPKARAQKSSSPAS; encoded by the coding sequence ATGTGCGAGCTCTACGTCAAGGCTGATCCCATCCTCTACGAGTCCCGCTCGCGCTCGCTGCGCATTCGCGGGGTGGTCACCACCCTGCGCCTGGAGAACCAGTTCTGGGACATCCTGCGGGAAATCGCCGAAGTGGACGGCATGACCACCAACCAACTGATCACCAAGCTCTACGACGAGGTGATGGACTACCGGGGTGAGGTGGTCAACTTCGCCTCTTTCCTGCGGGTCAGCTGCACCCGCTACCTGGCCCAGCGTCGCGCCACGGTGGTGGAGCTGCCGAAGGCGCGGGCGCAGAAAAGTAGCAGCCCCGCGAGCTAG
- a CDS encoding DJ-1/PfpI family protein, producing MAAKKILMLVGDYAEDYETMVPFQALLMVGHTVHAVCPDKIAGQTVRTAIHDFEGDQTYSEKPGHNFALNFDFAKAREADYDALLIPGGRAPEYLRLNAAVLELVKAFDKAGKPIAAVCHGAQLLAAAGVLAGRECSAYPACGPEVKLAGGQYVDIPVDAAHTQGNLVTAPAWPAHPAWLAAFLKLLGTKIEL from the coding sequence ATGGCCGCGAAGAAGATTCTGATGCTGGTCGGCGACTACGCCGAAGACTACGAAACGATGGTGCCCTTCCAGGCGCTGCTGATGGTTGGCCACACCGTGCATGCCGTGTGTCCGGACAAGATCGCCGGGCAGACCGTGCGCACCGCCATCCATGACTTCGAGGGCGACCAGACCTACAGCGAGAAGCCGGGCCACAACTTCGCGCTCAACTTCGATTTCGCCAAGGCCCGGGAGGCGGACTACGACGCCCTGCTGATCCCCGGTGGCCGCGCCCCGGAATACCTGCGCCTGAACGCCGCCGTACTGGAGCTGGTAAAGGCTTTCGACAAGGCCGGCAAGCCCATCGCCGCCGTCTGCCACGGTGCCCAGTTGCTGGCTGCCGCCGGTGTGCTGGCAGGCCGCGAATGCAGCGCCTACCCGGCCTGCGGACCGGAGGTGAAGCTCGCCGGTGGCCAGTATGTGGATATCCCGGTAGACGCCGCCCATACCCAGGGCAACCTGGTGACGGCCCCAGCCTGGCCGGCGCATCCCGCGTGGCTGGCCGCTTTCCTCAAGCTGCTGGGGACAAAGATCGAGCTCTGA
- a CDS encoding phosphatidylserine/phosphatidylglycerophosphate/cardiolipin synthase family protein: MMGPIFPWKAGNRFELLIDGPQFFPIMLTAIARAEYQVALELYLVEDGKCSEALVDALCVAAVRGVRVRCLFDDFGSRGLGAVARQRLQDAGVLLQFYNPLRWRSGFRNFYRDHRKILVVDDRQAFVGGTGSTDEFWDPTQEASHWHEVMVAIEGPLVAHWQLIFEYQWLANLGRHPWKPGEAPGLAHLPPYPAVGEGLGRLAYADASQHRDIVQSLVRSIRMARSRIWLATPYFLPSWKVRRALIKAARRGVEVRLLLTSRHTDHPPVRFAGQRYYPRLLRAGVRIFEYQRRFLHLKMALVDDWVSVGSCNFDHWNLRFNLEANLEALDPSFTESVGACMRQDFADSREISMDDWHARPLHKRLRQRLWGWLDRLVVNLLDRRR, encoded by the coding sequence CTGATGGGGCCGATATTCCCCTGGAAGGCCGGCAACCGCTTCGAGCTGTTGATCGATGGGCCGCAGTTCTTTCCGATCATGCTCACCGCGATTGCCAGGGCCGAGTACCAGGTTGCGCTGGAGCTCTACCTGGTGGAAGACGGCAAGTGCAGCGAGGCGCTGGTGGATGCCCTCTGTGTTGCCGCCGTGCGCGGCGTGCGGGTGCGCTGCCTGTTCGACGACTTCGGCAGCCGCGGCCTGGGCGCCGTGGCGCGCCAGCGTTTGCAGGATGCCGGGGTGCTGCTGCAGTTCTACAACCCGCTGCGCTGGCGCAGCGGCTTCCGCAACTTCTACCGCGATCACCGCAAGATCCTGGTGGTGGACGACCGCCAGGCCTTTGTCGGCGGCACCGGCTCCACCGACGAATTCTGGGACCCGACCCAGGAGGCCAGTCACTGGCATGAGGTGATGGTGGCCATCGAGGGGCCGCTGGTGGCGCACTGGCAACTGATCTTCGAGTACCAGTGGCTGGCCAACCTCGGCCGGCATCCCTGGAAGCCGGGGGAGGCGCCGGGCCTGGCCCATCTGCCGCCCTATCCGGCGGTGGGGGAGGGGCTGGGACGGTTGGCCTATGCCGACGCCAGCCAGCATCGGGACATCGTTCAGTCGCTGGTGCGCAGCATCCGCATGGCGCGCAGTCGCATCTGGCTGGCGACGCCCTATTTCCTGCCCAGCTGGAAGGTACGCCGTGCCCTGATCAAGGCGGCGCGACGCGGCGTCGAAGTGCGCCTGCTGCTCACCAGCCGGCACACCGACCATCCGCCGGTGCGTTTCGCCGGCCAGCGTTACTACCCGCGCCTGCTGCGTGCCGGGGTGCGGATATTCGAGTATCAGCGGCGCTTCCTGCACCTGAAGATGGCGCTGGTGGACGACTGGGTGAGTGTCGGCTCCTGCAACTTCGACCACTGGAACCTGCGCTTCAACCTGGAAGCCAACCTGGAGGCCCTGGACCCGAGCTTCACCGAGTCGGTGGGGGCCTGCATGCGCCAGGACTTTGCCGATAGCCGCGAGATCAGCATGGACGACTGGCATGCACGCCCCCTGCACAAGCGTCTGCGCCAGCGCCTCTGGGGCTGGCTGGACCGCCTGGTGGTGAACCTGCTCGACCGCCGTCGCTGA
- a CDS encoding YceI family protein: MHKSIRPVIALLGVLALPVHASWYLDNESSRISFISTKAGSISEVHRFLTLHGKIGKDGKANLRVELESVSTGVPLRDQRLRDQFFEIAKYPEAEITAQLDLRPITDLAPGAQLELGLPLTLKIRDKQQQYRAELLATRLDDHRFQVVTLAPLVVQVEDFGLTTALDGLRKLAGVPGISLSVPVGAVLIFTER, encoded by the coding sequence ATGCACAAATCGATACGCCCCGTCATTGCCCTGCTCGGCGTCCTGGCCCTGCCCGTGCACGCCAGTTGGTACCTGGACAACGAGTCGTCGCGGATCTCCTTCATCTCCACCAAGGCCGGCAGTATTTCCGAGGTGCACCGCTTCCTCACCCTGCACGGCAAGATCGGCAAGGATGGCAAGGCGAACCTGCGGGTGGAACTGGAATCGGTAAGCACCGGGGTGCCGCTGCGTGACCAGCGCCTGCGGGATCAGTTCTTCGAGATCGCCAAGTACCCCGAAGCCGAGATCACCGCCCAGCTCGACCTGCGCCCGATCACCGACCTCGCCCCCGGCGCCCAGCTGGAGCTGGGCCTGCCGCTGACGCTGAAGATCCGCGACAAGCAACAGCAGTACCGCGCCGAACTCCTGGCCACGCGCCTGGACGACCATCGCTTCCAGGTGGTGACCCTGGCCCCCCTGGTGGTGCAGGTGGAGGACTTCGGCCTGACCACGGCGCTGGACGGGTTGCGCAAGCTGGCCGGCGTGCCGGGTATCAGCCTGTCGGTGCCGGTGGGTGCGGTGCTGATCTTCACGGAGCGCTGA
- a CDS encoding alkene reductase: MPTLFDPIKIGDLELANRIIMAPLTRCRADEGRVPNALMAEYYTQRASAGLIISEATSVTPLGVGYPDTPGIWSDEQVKGWSNITKAVHGNGGKIVLQLWHVGRISDPSYLDGEAPVAPSAIAAKGHVSLLRPLRDYPVPRALETEEIADIVEAYRVGAENAQAAGFDGVEIHAANGYLLDQFLQDGTNKRSDQYGGSIENRARLLLEVTDAAIKVWGAGRVGVHLAPRADSHDMGDSDLAATFGYVARELGKRGVAFICAREKEGADSLTPQLKEIFGGVFIANERFTKASANAWLETGKADAVAFGIPFIANPDLPERLRQDAPLNEPRPELFYAQGPVGYIDYPRL, from the coding sequence ATGCCCACGCTCTTCGACCCGATCAAGATCGGCGACCTGGAACTCGCCAACCGCATCATCATGGCGCCCCTGACCCGCTGCCGCGCCGACGAGGGCCGCGTGCCCAACGCCCTGATGGCCGAGTACTACACCCAGCGCGCGTCCGCCGGGCTGATCATCAGCGAAGCCACCTCCGTCACCCCGCTCGGTGTCGGCTACCCGGACACCCCCGGCATCTGGTCCGACGAGCAGGTCAAGGGCTGGAGCAACATCACCAAGGCCGTGCACGGCAATGGCGGCAAGATCGTCCTGCAGCTGTGGCACGTGGGCCGTATCTCCGACCCCAGCTACCTGGACGGCGAAGCCCCGGTGGCGCCCAGCGCCATCGCCGCCAAGGGCCATGTCAGCCTGCTGCGCCCGCTGCGCGACTACCCGGTGCCGCGTGCCCTGGAGACCGAAGAGATCGCCGATATCGTCGAGGCCTACCGTGTAGGTGCCGAGAATGCCCAGGCCGCCGGTTTCGACGGGGTGGAAATCCACGCCGCCAACGGTTACCTGCTGGACCAGTTCCTCCAGGACGGCACCAACAAACGCAGCGACCAATATGGCGGCTCCATCGAGAACCGCGCTCGCCTGTTGCTGGAAGTCACCGATGCGGCGATCAAGGTCTGGGGTGCCGGCCGTGTCGGCGTGCACCTGGCGCCGCGCGCCGACTCCCATGACATGGGCGACTCCGACCTGGCCGCGACCTTCGGCTATGTGGCCCGCGAACTGGGCAAGCGTGGCGTGGCCTTCATCTGCGCCCGCGAGAAGGAAGGCGCGGACAGCCTGACGCCGCAACTGAAGGAAATCTTCGGTGGCGTGTTCATCGCCAACGAGCGCTTCACCAAGGCCAGCGCCAACGCCTGGCTGGAAACCGGCAAGGCCGACGCCGTGGCCTTCGGCATTCCCTTCATCGCCAACCCAGACCTGCCGGAGCGCCTGCGCCAGGACGCGCCCCTGAACGAACCGCGTCCCGAGCTGTTCTACGCCCAGGGGCCGGTGGGCTACATCGACTATCCGCGACTGTAA
- a CDS encoding MFS transporter: protein MPTALLVLALSAFAIGTTEFVIMGLLPEVAADLGVSIPGAGWLVTGYALGVAIGAPFMAMATARLPRRGALLVLMGVFIVGNLLCAIAANYGLLMLARVVTALCHGAFFGIGSVVAASLVPANRKASAVALMFTGLTLANVLGVPLGTALGQVAGWRSTFWAVTLIGVAALIGLWRVLPRQADEEATDIRAEFAALRGAGLWLALSTTVLFSAAVFCIFTYVAPLLGEVTGVSPRGVTWSLLLIGLGLTLGNIIGGRLADWKLAQTLMGVFVALAVASSALTWTSSALIPTEITLFLWATAAFAAVPALQVNVVNFGSAAPNLVSTLNIGAFNVGNALGAWIGGLVISQGYGLTTVPMAAAVLAILALIATLLTFSNRNPELQPALD, encoded by the coding sequence ATGCCTACTGCGCTTCTCGTCCTCGCCTTGTCCGCATTTGCCATAGGCACCACCGAATTCGTCATCATGGGGCTGTTGCCCGAGGTGGCCGCCGACCTTGGCGTATCGATTCCCGGTGCCGGCTGGCTGGTCACCGGCTACGCCCTCGGCGTGGCCATCGGTGCCCCCTTCATGGCCATGGCCACCGCCCGGCTGCCGCGCCGGGGCGCCCTGCTGGTGCTGATGGGGGTGTTCATCGTCGGCAACCTGCTGTGTGCCATCGCCGCCAACTACGGCCTGCTGATGCTCGCCCGGGTGGTCACCGCGCTGTGCCACGGTGCTTTCTTCGGCATCGGTTCGGTGGTGGCGGCCAGCCTGGTGCCGGCCAATCGCAAGGCATCCGCCGTGGCCCTGATGTTCACCGGCCTGACCCTGGCCAACGTGCTCGGCGTGCCCCTGGGCACCGCCCTCGGCCAGGTCGCCGGCTGGCGCTCCACCTTCTGGGCGGTGACCCTGATCGGCGTTGCCGCGCTGATCGGCCTGTGGCGCGTACTGCCGCGCCAGGCCGACGAGGAGGCCACCGACATCCGTGCCGAGTTCGCCGCCCTGCGCGGTGCCGGGCTCTGGCTGGCGCTGTCCACCACCGTGCTGTTCTCCGCCGCGGTGTTCTGCATCTTCACCTACGTGGCGCCGCTGCTGGGCGAGGTGACAGGCGTTTCGCCCCGTGGCGTGACCTGGAGCCTGCTGCTGATCGGCCTGGGCCTGACCCTGGGCAACATCATCGGCGGCCGCCTGGCCGACTGGAAGCTGGCGCAGACCCTGATGGGCGTGTTCGTCGCCCTGGCGGTGGCCTCCAGTGCCCTGACCTGGACCAGCAGCGCACTCATACCCACCGAGATCACTTTGTTCCTCTGGGCCACGGCCGCCTTCGCCGCCGTGCCGGCCCTGCAGGTCAACGTGGTGAATTTCGGCAGTGCCGCACCGAACCTGGTCTCCACCCTGAACATCGGCGCCTTCAACGTCGGCAATGCCCTGGGCGCCTGGATCGGCGGCCTGGTCATCAGCCAGGGCTACGGCCTCACCACTGTCCCCATGGCCGCTGCCGTGCTGGCGATCCTCGCCCTGATAGCGACCCTGCTCACCTTCAGCAACCGTAATCCCGAGCTGCAACCGGCTCTCGACTGA
- a CDS encoding helix-turn-helix transcriptional regulator, producing MNTSIDLDEIIKALAHPMRREMLQWLKEPEKYFVEQDHPFEIGVCAGKFDQRCGLSQSTVSAHLATLQRAGLVTSRKVGQWNFFKRNETVIAEFLRQMSDEL from the coding sequence ATGAACACATCCATCGACCTCGACGAAATCATCAAGGCACTCGCCCACCCGATGCGGCGCGAGATGCTGCAGTGGCTCAAGGAGCCGGAGAAGTACTTCGTCGAGCAGGACCACCCCTTCGAGATCGGCGTCTGCGCCGGCAAGTTCGACCAGCGCTGCGGGCTGTCCCAGTCCACCGTTTCCGCGCACCTGGCGACCTTGCAGCGTGCCGGCCTGGTGACCAGCCGCAAGGTGGGCCAGTGGAACTTCTTCAAACGCAACGAGACCGTCATCGCTGAATTTCTTCGCCAGATGAGCGACGAGCTGTAA